The following coding sequences are from one Actinomycetota bacterium window:
- the carA gene encoding glutamine-hydrolyzing carbamoyl-phosphate synthase small subunit has translation MEKAVILLEDGKYFTGTPFGARGTRPGELVFNTSMTGYQEILTDPSYKGQIVTMTYPLIGNYGVNAEDLESPRPHVEGFIVRECCRYPSNWRATHSLDEYLAEHGIVGIEGVDTRAVTRHIRSLGAKMCIISTEDTDLASLRRKLDEAPGYVGVDLVAEVACSEPYRWEDSRIPPMGRGVLPDVSGGGERPLRVVAYDCGIKQNILRILAHLGCEVIVVPADITASKVLQMGPDGIFLSNGPGDPAAVTYLIDELAKLVGVKPIFGICLGHQILGLALGGRTFKLKFGHRGANQPVKDLRRGNILITAQNHGFCVDLEAIAGETEPTFINLNDETLEGFRHKRYPAYSVQFHPEDSPGPHDAVYLFGDFIRDMRAGRGEARA, from the coding sequence ATGGAAAAAGCGGTCATCCTGCTCGAGGACGGGAAATATTTTACCGGCACGCCCTTCGGAGCCCGGGGGACGCGGCCGGGGGAGTTGGTCTTCAATACCAGCATGACCGGGTACCAGGAGATCCTCACCGACCCCTCCTACAAGGGCCAGATCGTAACCATGACCTACCCCCTCATCGGGAACTACGGCGTCAACGCCGAGGACCTGGAATCCCCCCGCCCCCACGTGGAGGGCTTCATCGTGCGGGAGTGCTGCCGCTACCCCTCCAACTGGCGGGCCACCCACTCCCTGGACGAGTACCTGGCTGAACACGGCATCGTGGGCATCGAGGGGGTGGACACGCGTGCAGTGACCCGACACATAAGGTCCCTGGGCGCCAAGATGTGCATCATATCCACTGAGGACACGGACCTCGCTTCCCTCAGACGCAAGCTGGACGAAGCTCCCGGCTACGTGGGCGTCGACCTGGTGGCAGAGGTGGCTTGCTCGGAACCCTACCGCTGGGAGGACTCCCGCATACCGCCCATGGGCAGGGGGGTCCTGCCCGACGTCTCCGGCGGCGGGGAGCGCCCCTTGCGGGTGGTGGCCTACGACTGCGGTATCAAGCAGAACATCCTGCGCATCCTCGCCCACCTGGGCTGCGAGGTCATCGTGGTACCGGCGGATATCACCGCCTCCAAGGTGCTGCAGATGGGGCCCGACGGCATCTTCCTCTCCAATGGTCCCGGGGACCCGGCAGCGGTGACCTACCTCATCGACGAGCTGGCCAAGCTGGTGGGCGTCAAACCTATCTTCGGGATCTGCCTGGGCCACCAGATACTCGGCCTCGCCCTGGGCGGGCGCACCTTCAAGCTTAAATTCGGGCATCGCGGCGCCAACCAGCCCGTGAAGGACCTGCGCCGCGGCAACATCCTCATCACCGCCCAGAACCACGGCTTCTGTGTGGACCTGGAGGCCATTGCGGGCGAGACGGAGCCCACCTTCATCAACCTCAACGACGAGACCCTGGAGGGGTTCCGCCACAAGCGCTATCCCGCCTACTCGGTGCAGTTCCACCCCGAGGACTCGCCCGGCCCACACGATGCCGTCTACCTCTTCGGGGATTTCATCCGCGACATGCGCGCCGGACGGGGTGAGGCCCGTGCCTAA
- a CDS encoding FMN-binding glutamate synthase family protein — MSLSKPNSSEATLTRLRTGKDYCPFSGMCVTCVEGCTGLCEIGKSAYRGAEVLYPQPYGGSTSASQKDYPVDFSHLNILGTAVGAVGLEPDPDVATFPAVDLELAIGVDKGLKLRLPFVIPGLGSTDVAKNNWEGLAIGSAISGTILTIGENVCGMDEKSVIENGRVIDSPDLTRRVKLFQEWYDGYGAVVVQSNVEDTRLGVLEYALDKLGVEIVELKWGQGAKDIGGEVKIRSLEKAQMLKERGYIVLPDPEASSSTENFYKTFSEFERHSRIGFVEEEAFVSRVKELRDAGAKHVFLKTGAYRPADLARAVKFSSIAKIDLLTVDGAGGGTGMSPWRMMNEWGIPTIHLAAMTYEYAKRLADKGEYVPDIAIAGGFTLEDHIVKALALGAPYFKLIGMARSPIAAAMVGKTIGKLIGEENLPKAISTFGNSVEEIFVAVPELKERYGGRFKDIPTSAIGIYTYYKRLAQGIRQLMCGTRKFALEYLSRDDLCSLTKECAEITGIPYVMDLDKDEVDKILG, encoded by the coding sequence ATGAGTTTGAGCAAGCCGAACTCAAGCGAAGCGACCCTGACGCGCCTTCGTACGGGGAAGGATTACTGCCCTTTCAGCGGTATGTGTGTAACCTGTGTCGAAGGATGTACGGGACTCTGTGAGATCGGGAAGTCGGCATACCGGGGAGCCGAAGTACTCTATCCACAGCCATACGGAGGAAGCACGTCTGCTTCCCAGAAGGATTACCCGGTTGATTTCTCTCACTTGAATATCCTGGGCACAGCGGTGGGAGCAGTGGGCTTGGAACCTGACCCGGATGTTGCCACCTTCCCGGCAGTAGACCTGGAACTGGCTATAGGCGTCGATAAAGGGCTGAAACTCCGCCTTCCCTTTGTGATCCCGGGCCTGGGATCCACTGACGTAGCCAAGAACAACTGGGAAGGGCTGGCCATCGGCTCGGCCATTTCCGGTACGATATTAACTATTGGAGAGAATGTCTGCGGAATGGACGAGAAGTCGGTCATCGAGAATGGGAGGGTTATCGATTCTCCCGATCTCACCCGCAGGGTCAAGCTCTTTCAGGAATGGTACGACGGGTACGGTGCAGTCGTGGTGCAGTCCAATGTCGAGGACACACGCCTTGGGGTGCTGGAATACGCCCTGGACAAGCTCGGTGTGGAGATCGTGGAGCTCAAGTGGGGCCAGGGCGCGAAGGATATCGGCGGTGAGGTAAAGATACGTTCTCTCGAAAAAGCACAGATGCTGAAGGAGAGAGGCTATATAGTGCTTCCCGACCCGGAAGCGTCCTCTTCAACGGAGAACTTCTATAAGACGTTTAGTGAGTTCGAGCGCCATTCGCGAATCGGTTTTGTGGAAGAAGAGGCGTTTGTCAGCCGAGTGAAGGAGCTGCGTGATGCTGGTGCGAAGCACGTCTTCCTGAAGACCGGCGCCTACCGTCCAGCCGACCTCGCAAGGGCGGTCAAGTTCTCATCTATAGCCAAGATCGACCTTCTCACCGTGGATGGAGCGGGAGGCGGTACCGGCATGAGCCCATGGAGGATGATGAACGAGTGGGGCATCCCGACCATCCACCTCGCCGCCATGACCTATGAGTATGCCAAACGTCTGGCGGATAAGGGAGAGTACGTCCCAGACATCGCCATCGCGGGAGGATTTACCCTCGAGGATCATATCGTCAAGGCCTTGGCCTTGGGCGCCCCCTACTTTAAGCTCATCGGCATGGCCCGCTCACCCATAGCGGCTGCCATGGTGGGAAAGACCATCGGCAAGCTCATCGGAGAGGAGAACCTCCCCAAGGCCATCTCCACGTTCGGCAACAGCGTGGAGGAGATCTTTGTGGCGGTACCCGAGTTGAAGGAGCGGTACGGTGGCCGTTTCAAAGACATCCCGACTTCGGCTATCGGCATCTACACTTACTACAAACGTCTTGCCCAGGGTATACGGCAGCTGATGTGTGGCACGCGCAAGTTCGCCCTGGAATATCTCAGCCGCGACGATTTATGCTCTCTAACCAAGGAGTGCGCGGAGATCACCGGTATCCCTTATGTGATGGACCTCGACAAAGACGAAGTAGACAAGATCCTCGGTTGA
- a CDS encoding GAF and ANTAR domain-containing protein codes for MPEKTQNKKKIEALEEVSKAIVSDLYLGDILKLIVLVTAEVMDSNICSLLLLNDGGDSLEIRATQAVSEAYLNKPSVRLGEGIAGLVAQSNQPIQVWDVKSDSRYVNKDVAEKEGLCSLLSVPMSVKGRVIGVLNCYTSSPREFTPDDVSLLIAVANQAAVAIENTELLVKTRIVQEELETRKLVERAKDVIARNQDISGNEAYRMIQRKSMNTRKSMREIAEAIILADIGED; via the coding sequence CCGACCTTTACCTCGGGGACATTCTCAAGCTCATCGTGCTGGTCACGGCGGAAGTGATGGATTCCAATATCTGTTCACTCCTGCTCCTGAACGACGGGGGGGACAGCCTCGAGATCCGTGCCACCCAGGCGGTGAGCGAGGCATATCTGAACAAGCCTTCGGTTAGGTTGGGAGAGGGTATCGCGGGCTTGGTCGCCCAGAGCAATCAGCCCATCCAGGTCTGGGACGTCAAATCGGACTCCCGTTATGTCAACAAGGATGTCGCCGAGAAGGAAGGCCTGTGCTCGCTCCTCAGCGTCCCCATGTCCGTTAAGGGAAGGGTTATCGGGGTGCTCAACTGCTACACATCCAGCCCCCGTGAGTTCACTCCAGATGACGTGAGCCTGCTCATCGCGGTCGCCAACCAGGCCGCAGTAGCCATCGAGAACACCGAGCTGCTGGTGAAAACGCGTATAGTCCAGGAAGAGCTGGAGACACGCAAGCTGGTGGAGAGAGCGAAGGACGTCATCGCCCGCAATCAGGATATCTCTGGGAATGAAGCTTACCGGATGATACAGCGTAAATCCATGAACACCCGCAAAAGCATGCGCGAGATCGCGGAAGCCATCATCCTTGCTGACATCGGCGAGGACTGA